Proteins found in one Bremerella volcania genomic segment:
- a CDS encoding DUF7133 domain-containing protein, with the protein MLTTPKTAWLLLIAATLLVTGAPSFAHAQATQPQWIWAPQHHKDQVPSSSCFFRKSINISQMTGGQIMITADDEYELWINGKKIAEDKNWRNRRQFDITNHLTIGDNVFAVQVRNTQAGAAGLLAEITIFGPNNQKVSFPSNSSWKTDLRPFPLWQSTFYSDSRWQRAQELGPANGTTPWNNGQPQVAANNKSGPPVPPEPSFAEKPRPSQRPIEAKPISTAKTPQTTQPEVVSTPVQDTPSEESRFRILPGFAIQEVISAEKTGALISMTFNEFGNIIASKEGGDLMLIYDSNDDGVVDAQRVYNDTIKNVQGILPLNGEVFVVGEGSEGTGLYKLSDTDGDGDVEEVATLVTFNGAIGEHGPHGLALGPDGLIYMVAGNDTKLESDVDEKSPHRHFYEGDLVPRFEDPGGHAVGVKAPGGMVLRTDIEGQNVEIVAGGIRNAYDLAFNRNGDLFIHDSDMEWDEGLVWHRPTRLYQVSPGSDFGWRSGWAKWPNYYPDCVPPILETGAGSPTGLVVYDHFKYPAKYQNRLFVTDWANGRISTVSLTRDGAGYVAKSEALLEGKPMNVTDLEVGPDGWIYFTTGGRGTEGGLYRIVYKGDIPEGSDDLGKGIAQAIRHPQPQSAWGRQEIAEIQSDLGDLWNPQIQGVAIAKENPSYYRTRALDLMQLYGPSPTLSMLLGLTEDDNAEVCQKAISLLINYPGSESTERLRELLKHESPAVRREACETLCEIRGTVTYEELRPLLSAEDRREAYAARRLLENQPVESWIEDVLIADSATLFNSGCIAALVAQPSHDIALKIALKAQKRLDDYLSDQEFLSMLRVIQLAIDRGSLNESDVPGLAPRLASEFPAADHKMNRELIRTLAHFRVSDITDRYIAHLDSKMPAAERLNLAMHMSFIEEGWTSEQKLKLLGHLESGLKIDGGEGLRGYIETSTKQFVKCLTPEEQYVALTLGHMWPNAALAVLFELPEHPSDQVLQTLRMIDEELIGDETTVATRMRKGIVAILASNGTPENMAYLRKAFDREPERRASIAFGLAQQPEGKNFAYLVKAIPVLEGDFATNVIEKLTQGTQTENDPETIRQLILLGLRSDDTCRQAVNQLLVKWTGESAASPADPFEKQMKSWQSWFANSYPDLPEAKLVDNKSSNWDLKELLEFLGSDDYHGGDATSGALIFKKAQCAACHRMGGAGEAIGPDLTDIARRFQKKQILESILFPSHVISDQYTTKQILTVDGKILSGLISTSPSGNYVVIDSQGNKTEVPQADVDELSPSKTSIMPSGLLDQLTAEEIGDLMTYLKANKASSKTQVANQPSGTSVR; encoded by the coding sequence ATGTTGACTACGCCCAAAACTGCTTGGTTGTTGCTGATCGCCGCCACCCTGCTTGTGACCGGAGCCCCCAGCTTCGCGCATGCCCAGGCCACGCAACCCCAATGGATCTGGGCCCCACAGCACCATAAGGACCAGGTTCCTTCCAGCAGTTGCTTTTTCCGTAAGAGCATCAACATCTCGCAGATGACCGGTGGTCAAATCATGATCACCGCCGATGACGAGTACGAACTCTGGATAAACGGAAAAAAAATCGCAGAAGACAAAAACTGGCGAAATCGGCGACAATTCGACATTACGAACCACCTGACGATCGGCGACAATGTCTTCGCCGTCCAAGTCCGCAATACCCAGGCGGGCGCCGCCGGGCTGTTGGCCGAGATTACGATCTTCGGCCCGAACAACCAGAAGGTGAGCTTCCCCTCGAATTCGTCGTGGAAGACGGACCTCCGCCCCTTCCCGCTCTGGCAATCAACTTTCTACAGCGATTCACGCTGGCAACGTGCTCAGGAATTGGGACCGGCCAACGGGACGACCCCCTGGAACAACGGTCAGCCGCAGGTAGCTGCCAACAACAAGAGCGGCCCGCCGGTTCCTCCCGAGCCGTCTTTTGCTGAAAAGCCACGTCCTTCGCAGCGTCCAATTGAAGCCAAGCCAATCTCGACGGCGAAAACACCTCAGACAACACAGCCGGAAGTGGTATCGACTCCAGTACAGGATACACCGTCCGAAGAATCTCGGTTCCGCATTTTACCTGGCTTCGCGATTCAGGAAGTGATCTCGGCCGAGAAGACCGGGGCGTTGATTTCGATGACGTTCAACGAATTCGGCAACATCATCGCCTCGAAAGAGGGTGGCGATCTGATGCTAATTTACGATTCCAACGACGACGGCGTCGTCGACGCGCAGCGTGTTTACAACGACACGATCAAAAACGTGCAAGGGATTTTGCCACTTAACGGTGAGGTGTTCGTCGTCGGCGAAGGCTCTGAAGGGACCGGTCTTTATAAGCTGAGCGATACAGACGGAGACGGCGACGTCGAAGAAGTCGCAACGCTCGTCACGTTCAACGGAGCGATCGGCGAACATGGCCCTCACGGACTGGCCTTGGGACCGGATGGACTGATTTACATGGTGGCCGGCAACGACACAAAGCTCGAGTCAGACGTCGATGAAAAGAGCCCTCATCGCCACTTCTACGAAGGGGACCTTGTCCCGCGATTTGAAGATCCAGGCGGTCATGCCGTGGGCGTGAAAGCCCCAGGCGGCATGGTACTGCGTACCGACATCGAAGGACAGAACGTCGAGATCGTCGCAGGCGGTATTCGCAATGCGTACGACCTGGCCTTCAATCGCAACGGTGACCTGTTCATTCACGACAGCGACATGGAATGGGACGAAGGCCTGGTGTGGCATCGTCCGACTCGCCTCTACCAGGTTTCGCCTGGTTCCGATTTCGGTTGGCGTAGCGGCTGGGCGAAGTGGCCAAATTACTATCCCGACTGTGTGCCACCGATCTTGGAAACGGGGGCTGGTTCTCCCACGGGGTTAGTGGTCTACGATCACTTCAAATATCCGGCCAAGTATCAGAACCGCCTGTTTGTTACCGACTGGGCGAACGGACGTATCAGCACGGTCTCGCTGACCCGAGACGGAGCCGGATATGTCGCCAAGAGCGAAGCACTGCTTGAAGGCAAGCCGATGAACGTGACCGATTTGGAAGTGGGTCCGGATGGTTGGATCTACTTCACCACCGGTGGCCGCGGCACCGAAGGCGGGCTTTATCGAATCGTCTACAAGGGAGACATCCCCGAAGGAAGCGACGACCTGGGCAAAGGAATCGCCCAGGCCATCCGTCATCCACAGCCGCAAAGTGCCTGGGGTCGACAAGAAATCGCTGAAATCCAATCCGACTTGGGTGACTTGTGGAATCCACAGATTCAAGGCGTTGCGATCGCTAAAGAGAACCCCTCGTACTATCGCACGCGAGCATTGGACTTGATGCAGCTTTATGGCCCGTCACCAACCCTGAGCATGCTGCTTGGGCTGACCGAGGACGACAATGCTGAAGTTTGCCAAAAGGCAATCTCGCTCTTGATCAACTACCCAGGAAGCGAATCAACCGAGCGTCTGCGAGAACTACTGAAGCACGAAAGCCCAGCTGTTCGCCGGGAAGCCTGCGAGACGCTATGCGAGATTCGCGGTACGGTAACCTACGAAGAATTGCGGCCTCTGCTATCTGCCGAAGATCGACGCGAAGCGTATGCTGCTCGTCGCTTGCTCGAGAATCAGCCGGTTGAGAGCTGGATCGAAGACGTTCTGATCGCTGATTCGGCAACGCTGTTCAACTCGGGCTGCATCGCCGCACTCGTGGCTCAGCCTTCGCACGATATTGCTTTGAAGATCGCTTTGAAGGCCCAGAAACGACTGGACGACTACTTGAGCGACCAAGAGTTCCTGTCGATGCTGCGTGTCATTCAGTTGGCGATCGATCGAGGAAGCTTGAACGAAAGCGATGTACCTGGTTTGGCGCCGCGACTGGCCAGCGAGTTTCCCGCTGCCGATCACAAGATGAATCGTGAATTGATCCGCACGCTGGCACACTTCCGTGTTTCCGATATCACCGACCGCTACATCGCCCATCTCGATAGCAAGATGCCGGCGGCAGAGCGTTTGAATCTGGCCATGCACATGTCCTTCATCGAAGAAGGGTGGACGAGCGAACAGAAGCTCAAGCTGCTTGGTCACTTGGAAAGCGGCCTGAAGATCGACGGCGGCGAGGGACTTCGCGGCTACATCGAAACGAGTACCAAGCAGTTCGTGAAATGCTTAACGCCAGAAGAACAGTACGTTGCCCTGACCTTGGGACACATGTGGCCCAACGCCGCGCTTGCCGTCCTGTTTGAATTGCCGGAACATCCCAGCGATCAGGTTCTCCAAACGCTTCGCATGATTGACGAAGAACTCATCGGCGACGAGACGACCGTCGCGACTCGGATGCGAAAGGGGATTGTTGCGATTCTGGCCAGTAATGGCACTCCAGAGAACATGGCTTACCTGAGAAAGGCATTCGATCGTGAGCCGGAACGCCGCGCATCGATCGCTTTTGGGCTGGCTCAGCAGCCTGAAGGGAAGAACTTCGCGTACCTGGTCAAAGCCATACCGGTGCTGGAGGGTGACTTCGCGACCAATGTTATTGAGAAGCTGACCCAAGGGACGCAAACCGAAAACGATCCGGAGACGATTCGTCAATTGATTCTGTTGGGACTGCGTTCGGACGATACCTGCCGACAGGCCGTCAATCAGCTTCTGGTCAAATGGACCGGCGAATCGGCCGCATCGCCAGCTGATCCATTTGAGAAACAGATGAAGTCGTGGCAGAGTTGGTTTGCCAATAGCTACCCCGATCTTCCTGAAGCGAAGCTGGTCGACAACAAGTCGAGCAACTGGGACCTGAAAGAACTGCTCGAGTTCCTCGGTTCGGACGACTACCACGGAGGAGACGCGACCTCAGGGGCATTGATCTTCAAGAAGGCACAATGTGCCGCCTGTCACCGCATGGGAGGAGCCGGCGAGGCGATCGGTCCTGACCTGACCGATATTGCTCGACGCTTCCAGAAGAAGCAGATCCTGGAATCGATTCTGTTCCCGTCGCACGTGATCTCGGATCAATACACAACCAAGCAGATTCTGACGGTCGACGGTAAGATCCTGTCTGGTTTGATCTCGACGAGCCCAAGCGGCAACTACGTCGTCATCGACAGCCAAGGCAACAAGACCGAAGTACCGCAGGCCGATGTTGATGAACTGTCGCCATCGAAAACCAGCATCATGCCCAGTGGGCTGCTGGATCAGCTGACCGCCGAAGAAATCGGCGACCTGATGACCTACCTCAAAGCGAACAAAGCTTCATCGAAAACACAGGTCGCCAATCAGCCGAGCGGAACATCGGTTCGTTAG
- a CDS encoding ABC transporter substrate-binding protein, with translation MTKVHGALGIHLFLFLATLAPLAGCTGGSSDYSEDEIQAAIEKFDYEKGVKGFDPPTLEELNANNKWTDKPVIDLLDKLKHQLADYQPPMPPAEAVNLKSENDRQIKEILESVKVLPKSDDEVNWDATWVHHVAGDINSLNPLTMSSTSDFDVAGLTGVGAIASDINLNPVGNGTFIKTWQVNEDNTVHKFVIRDDLTWSDGEPITAYDWEFTFKLVKHPDMVAYMPAISSGMETVLYLKAYDEHTFCIFHEKSTAVNEWKDEFPVVPKHIYYESIAMDPSMVDSDIHLKLEETPVVGGPYEVVSRTRGKNVMLQRREGFYMHEGKQVRDKPYFKNIRMEVITDTNTALLALSAGKIDEMEIPAPKWNTDANEPEFFERNVKVKATEWTEYHIAWNCESEFFKDPNVRKAMSYGIDYKELLDRVLDGLFEQANGPFHPTSWMAPEPPLPMFTYDLDKARKLLDEAGWVDSDADGIRDKMIGGKKVPFRFTLMRGQTPTSEKVARVVVTSLNKLGIKVEERATEFTVLQQKAQDHTFDAMLGGWGSGTDPFYTKNIFGTGQTRNYGQYSNKKVDELYEEGMVELDREKRAKIYQEMAKIFYEDQPYTWLFYLSSLYGFNKDMRGYEFSARGPFHYSPGMESVWKVKPL, from the coding sequence ATGACAAAAGTCCACGGCGCCCTGGGCATCCATCTCTTCTTGTTTCTCGCCACTCTGGCCCCACTGGCCGGTTGTACCGGAGGTTCCTCGGATTACTCGGAAGACGAAATCCAGGCAGCCATCGAAAAGTTCGACTACGAGAAAGGGGTCAAAGGTTTCGATCCTCCAACGCTTGAAGAGCTGAACGCTAATAACAAGTGGACGGACAAACCAGTCATCGATCTGCTGGACAAGCTCAAGCATCAGTTGGCCGACTATCAGCCACCCATGCCGCCGGCGGAAGCAGTCAACCTGAAATCGGAAAACGACCGGCAGATCAAAGAGATCCTCGAGTCGGTCAAGGTCCTCCCCAAGAGCGATGACGAAGTCAACTGGGATGCGACCTGGGTGCATCACGTCGCCGGCGATATCAACAGCTTGAACCCCCTAACGATGAGTTCCACCTCCGACTTCGACGTGGCAGGTCTGACGGGCGTGGGGGCGATCGCCTCCGACATCAACCTGAACCCCGTTGGCAACGGCACGTTCATCAAGACCTGGCAGGTCAACGAAGACAACACGGTTCACAAGTTCGTCATCCGCGACGACCTGACCTGGTCCGACGGCGAGCCGATCACGGCCTATGACTGGGAGTTCACTTTTAAGCTAGTGAAGCATCCCGACATGGTCGCCTACATGCCAGCTATTTCCAGCGGCATGGAGACGGTTCTCTACTTGAAAGCCTACGACGAGCACACGTTCTGCATCTTCCACGAGAAGTCGACCGCAGTGAACGAGTGGAAAGACGAATTCCCCGTCGTGCCGAAACACATCTACTACGAATCGATCGCGATGGACCCGAGCATGGTCGACAGCGACATTCACCTGAAACTGGAAGAAACCCCCGTCGTTGGCGGACCTTACGAGGTCGTAAGTCGTACGCGCGGTAAGAACGTCATGCTGCAGCGCCGCGAAGGCTTTTACATGCACGAAGGCAAGCAGGTTCGCGACAAACCCTACTTCAAGAACATCCGCATGGAAGTGATCACCGACACCAACACCGCGCTGCTGGCGCTCTCGGCGGGCAAGATCGACGAAATGGAGATCCCCGCTCCCAAGTGGAACACGGATGCCAACGAACCAGAGTTCTTTGAGAGGAACGTCAAGGTCAAAGCCACCGAGTGGACTGAGTACCACATCGCTTGGAACTGCGAATCGGAGTTCTTCAAAGACCCGAACGTCCGCAAGGCGATGAGCTACGGTATCGACTACAAAGAACTGTTGGATCGCGTATTGGATGGTTTGTTCGAGCAGGCTAACGGTCCGTTCCATCCCACTTCGTGGATGGCACCGGAACCTCCGCTTCCGATGTTTACGTACGACCTGGATAAGGCCCGCAAGCTGCTGGACGAAGCGGGCTGGGTCGACAGCGATGCTGACGGCATTCGAGACAAGATGATCGGTGGCAAGAAGGTTCCTTTCCGCTTCACCTTGATGCGGGGACAGACGCCGACTTCGGAAAAGGTGGCCCGCGTCGTCGTTACCAGCTTGAACAAGCTTGGCATCAAGGTCGAAGAGCGTGCGACCGAGTTCACCGTCTTGCAGCAAAAAGCCCAAGACCACACGTTCGATGCCATGCTGGGTGGCTGGGGCTCGGGCACCGATCCGTTCTATACCAAGAACATCTTTGGCACCGGCCAAACCCGCAATTACGGTCAGTACTCGAACAAGAAGGTCGATGAACTGTACGAAGAAGGGATGGTCGAACTCGACCGTGAAAAGCGAGCCAAGATCTACCAGGAAATGGCCAAAATCTTCTATGAAGACCAACCCTATACCTGGCTCTTTTACTTGTCGTCGCTGTATGGGTTCAATAAGGACATGCGAGGTTACGAATTCAGTGCTCGCGGCCCGTTCCACTACTCGCCGGGGATGGAATCGGTTTGGAAGGTTAAGCCACTCTAG